The following coding sequences are from one Acidobacteriota bacterium window:
- a CDS encoding urocanate hydratase — protein sequence HNFVGDAFRGATWVSLHNGGGVGWGEVINGGFGLVLDGTPAAAERAAAMLSWDVSNGLARRAWAGNEGARFAVRRAMEAVPGMEVTLPNAADEETIERALEEAGLA from the coding sequence CACAACTTCGTCGGCGACGCCTTCCGCGGTGCGACGTGGGTCAGCCTGCACAACGGCGGCGGCGTCGGCTGGGGCGAGGTGATCAACGGCGGATTCGGCTTGGTGCTCGACGGCACCCCCGCGGCCGCCGAGCGGGCCGCGGCGATGCTCTCCTGGGACGTGTCGAACGGACTCGCGCGCCGCGCTTGGGCCGGGAACGAGGGAGCGAGGTTCGCCGTCCGCCGGGCGATGGAGGCGGTCCCCGGGATGGAGGTCACCCTGCCCAACGCGGCGGACGAGGAGACGATCGAGCGGGCGCTCGAAGAGGCCGGGCTGGCGTGA